The stretch of DNA AAGTCTCGGACCGGAGAGCACAGACTTGGAATGGAAgcacgtccctttagaacagagatgaggatgaatttatttagccagagggtgacgaatctgtggaattcattgccatagatggttgtggagggcaagtccttgtgtgtatttaaagtggaggttgatggttcttgattagtcggtgCGTCCAAGGTTACGGGAAAAGCAGGGGAAGGTGGTTGAAAGGAATAGTAATCACCCATGATGGAACGccagaatggtctaattctgctcctaagtgttatggtcttatgtataGGGACGCCTGGATCACTTGCTATGATTCCGATGCTTCAATACTTTCCCCTTTAGCAGCTGGTGTCGATGACTGGAAATTCTGCTATCAGGGGCATCATTAACCTTGTTCGCACTCAGGCGCCAACTCCACAAACCTCCTTCCAGCCCGCGTCATCTAATCTTGTTAACGATGTCTCCAGGCGCTGAGCCCTCGCCTCATCCACCCTTCCCAAGTGACAGTGCCCACCCCGACCTGTCTCTCCTCTCGGAGTGAAGAGAACTCTCCTGACCTGTGCTCCTCTTTCCGACAGTTCCGGTACCTTAGACAGTGCGGCTCGCTgattccaccccctccccccacacacactcaatgcCCCTCCCCTGTTCCTTCTGGCTTGCTCGTTCCATCTCCATCTCTCCgtctttcctttctctctctctctccttctgccCGTCTTCCCCTCTTCGCCCCTCTCTCCTggttccctcctccctctcccccatcccattcCTGCTCTCGCTTCAGACATTGTGGCCAGGATTCCTTTTACTTGGTCTCCCTCCGGAGACCAAAGCTGACATCATTCTTTTCAACAAACGGCTTCAAGTCTCCGTCACCCTGGCAGGAGCAGTCATTCAAAGAATATTCAAGCCTTTTGCCAAAGGCTCCCTCTCCAGCCCCCAGCCACAACTTCGTCTCTCCTCCccgctccctccccctccccgcgCATCTCCCCGCTTCCTCCCGACGCAGGCGCTCCGCATTCCGACTGCGCTTCCCCAGAGATCGGCCACAAGCCTGCAGGATACGGCTCGGGTGTCACGTGCCCGAACCACGTGACCCCTGTTCCGGCCTTGAATGTTTATTTACATATCCGTAGTGTGCGTATAACTTCAATCGGAATGCATAACAAATCAAATACGTCCATCCGTGTACAGGATTCCTACAACTGCAGCTCCCACTGTCCCGCAGTGTCTCCGGAGAGTGGACATCGCATGCCCGCTTTCCAGAGGCCCCTAGACACGGGTATATACCGGGCAGAAGGACAGGAAATCGGCTGTCTAGGCCGATGGGGAGGCCCTTGGTCTCTCCCCCTCTACACCGGGTGGGGCGTGAGGCTGAAGCACAGCCAGGCTTCAGGAAAAGCCCCTTCAGACACTCAAACAGGGGCTACAACGTTCTCTACCCAGGACCCTGATGTAAAGAGGAAGGATTCCAGTGTGGAGAAGCTCCATGGGGACGCCAGACCTGCCCCCTTGGCGTGTAAAAACAGCAGAGGCGGGTGGGGATATGCAGGCGCATCTCTGAACGGAATTCCCTCTCTGTGATACAGAATTGTGCAGTGGGCATTTAATACGGAACCGGCTCCCGAGGAGAGTCTCCGGACCGGTCCCGATGACCAGTTCCAGCCTGAATGGGGCCACATCCAGAAGCCCTCGCGACTCTTCAGGGTGACGGGGCGGCCACGGTTTGCTCCCTCCTCCATCGTCCAGTCCATCCAACCCGCTGCCCTCCTCTGGCGGGGAGCGCAGGCGAACacgttccccaacaccaccccccacccccacctggtACGGTATGTCGTCGTAAAGGCAGCTCTCCCGGGAGCAGAAACACACCGTCAGTCGATGGGGGTGGTCTGTGTCACCCCGGGGTCCAGAGCAAAGTCGGGAAATGGACCGGGCTCACACAACCCTCCGAGCCCTTGGACCTCCTCCAGTGAAAAGGACAAGGGTAAAGGGACACGGCCACCGGCAGGTTTCCCTCCTGAGTCTGAAGCCTTCCTGACTTGAAGTTTTTCAAGTGTGTAGTCTCTGGGTCTAAACCCCTCTCTAGCGCACTTTCACCAGAAGGACCGCAGGGGTACACCACCCCTCTCCGCTTTCTCAAGGGCAATTGGCGTGGGAAGCTTCGAAGCAGAGCAGCCTCTGTGGAGGGAAGTAGATAATATAGTCCCCGTTTCAGGTTGAGGTCCCTCATCTGAACTGAATGATAGAGGGAGGAAGGGAagtggtgggtcaggaggtgatgggtgagggggtatggatggagggagagaggaggaagagtgACAAGAGGCTGGGAGAAAAGAAGTGGAGATGACCAAGGAATCTGTTGGGAGAGGAGGGCAGAGTCTGGAACTAAATAAAGGGAGGTGAAGAGGGCAGATGTGAACAGTGGAGGTGCAGTCAGGATCAGATGCGGTTGAGTACCCATTGAGGGGTAGCGGCTGGTGTAGTGGGAGTAAGTGGGCTTGTTCTGTTCCCGAACAGCAGCGTAACCCTTGCCATTTGCAAATTCCTCTTTCAGGTTCCGAGTTGTGAGAATCATGATCCAGGTCTGAAGGAGCTGTTATTCCTGGGAAGACCAGTGAGATTCCAGGGAATGAGCGTGCTCCGTAGACCAGGCCCAGCCAGAGATGATGAAATCACCTCTCTCCGCTCTCGTTAGTCCGATCCTGCTCCTCTTCATCAGCGGCATCCCGCTGGGCTCGGGATGGGTCGCCGTGGGACCTGTGGGTGACACCCATCCAGGGTGGCAGAGGCTGCTGGACGAGGGCGACGGTTGCCCGGACTGTGAGGCGGAGCTATGCACGTCTCCCCGCGGCTGCCTGGCCGGGCTGGTGCAGGACCCCTGCGGCTGTTGCTGGGAATGTGCCAACATCGAGGGGCAGCCGTGTGACCTGGACAACACCAACCACTTCTACGGGCAGTGCGGGGAGAACTTGGAATGCCGGCTGGAGCTGGCCGGCTTGAAAGAAGGGGAGATCCCCGAGCCCCAGTGTGTGTGTCGCTCCAACCAGGCCGTGTGTGGTTCCAACGGCCAGACCTACCCCCACATCTGCCGCTTCCAGGAAGTAGCTAATGCCAACCAGACAGTCAACCTCAGCCTGGCTCATGAGGGCCCCTGCGAGGCAGGTAGGAGGGATAGCGGTTTGGGGTCAGTGCCAGAGGCAACGCCTTTTCACTCAATGCCAAGAGtctttgatcttggagtaggttgatAGGTCAGAATGACATGGTGGACCGAAGGGCCCATTATATGCTCCATATTCTAATACCTACAAGAAGACAGTACAAtagagtgatacagcacagaaacaggcccttcggcccaactgatttatactgaccaagatgcccatcctatttgcctgtatttggcccaaatggtctttcctatccatgcagctgtccaagtatcttttaaatgttgttaatgtaccaaCCTTAACCTAAAAAATTATCCCTTAGGGTCCTAATAaatctctcatcttaaacctataccCACTAATTTTCAATTCCCCAACCCTAGGAAGAAGACTCCTCATTTACCTGACCTCTCTCCGCCCCCCCCACACGATATTTTACTCCCTTATAATATCACCATGCTTTCCCGTACACCCCCAATTAAAATAGTCCCAATATGCTCAACCTTTCTCCATAACTCATGCCCTAGGAatcgtccttgtaaatctcactACTCTTTTCagtttaatggcatctttcctctaACAATTCtgtcaaaactgcacacgatattgCAGCCTCAGTAACATCTCGTACAACGGTAACATGACGTCTGTACTTGGTAAACACAAggggtactgcagatgctggaaatccagagcaacacacaaaattctggaggagcacAGTAGGTCAGGTACCAACTAGGGAAGGgaattgacgttttgggccgtgaccctgcatcaggacctgATGCTCTTGACTTGGTCAGTCAGGGCACCTGTGCTTGGTGCAGACTGACGAAGGCCATTGTgcccaaaagccttcttcattgCCCTGTCTACCTGTAACACCTACCCCTCCCATTTGACCATAagatacataggagcagaattaggccatttggcccatcatgtctgctccatcTCTTTGCCAATTATAGTAGGTATCTCCCTTCTACACTGATGCAAAGCCTGGACCTGAAATGCCTaccagatgctgtctggtctgctgagttcttcaggaaaataggaacaggaggaggccactcagcccctcaagcCTATCCCACCACTCAATATGACCATGGCTGAGCTGCTCATCTGCTCCTGTGTCCCAACTCCCCATTGCCCAGAATCTGTCAGGCATTAAGGTCAGGTTTATTTGTcaaatatacatcaaaacatacagtgaaaaacatCAAATTTATGATGATCAGTGATGACACGTCCTCGGCGCCAACTTAGTATGTCCAAAACTCACTAACTTGTACAgctgttggaatgtgggaggaaaccagagcacctggaagaaacccatgcagtcatggggagaacatgcaaaccctTTGCTGATACGATGGGAACTGAACCCCAGTCTTACAGCTACTGCTGTAATGTAATGTGTTAGCTACCACACTACCGCACCGCCCAGGTTCTCCAGCCATAGATAATGATCTAGCCTCTACAACTCCCAGGAGCAGAGAGCTCCAGGGATCCACCTCCTGTTGGCAACAATTTGCTTCTACCTTTTTAACACGGGAGTGCGTCGACGTCACAGCGGCTGCTCGGCTGCCCCACTGTTCACAGCAGAGGTTTGTAGACCGCTTTGACCCTCCCTGCTTTCAATGGGGGAACTGCAGCAACCCTCgggtgcacagcaagatcccacgaGTAGTGATGAGGCAATCagactctctctgcacccaccccGGCGGTCCAACACTTTGCTCAGGTATCTCATTAGTGGGGCAGCTGCATGGTGTGCACTTCTTGTCACCCCATTACAGGGCGGATGTGGGGGGCTTTTGGAGAgactgcagaagaggttcacctggatgctgcagggattagaGAGAATTAGCTATAGGGAGAGGGTGGATAAACTTGAGTTATTTtcactggagcagcagaggctaagAGGAGAACTGACAGAGTTTTAAAAATTATGGTAGAGTAAACAGAGTGACCATCCACATGATCtccacccctcatgattttaaaacctctgaaagatccccccccccccccccttcagccTCCATCACTCCGGGTCCACTCTCCTTAAGGCCGGGTAACTTCCTTGTGAAGCTTCTCTGCTGCAGCTTAATTAGCgtacacaagacataggagcagaattaggccatttgggccatcaagtctgctctaccattccatcatggctgatgcaattttcccctcagccccagtctcctgccttcctgtatccttcatgccctgaccaatcaagaatctatcaatctctgccttaaatatacataaagcctgtggcaacaaattccacagacacatcactccctggctaaagaacttcctcctcatctccattctaaaaggatgctcctctattctgaggctgtgtcctctggtcttagactctcccaccataggaaacatcctctccacatccactgtataaaggcctttcaacattcgataggtttcaatgaggtcattcctcattcttctgaatcctagtgagtacaggcccagggccatcaaacgctcctcataggacaagccattcaaacATGGAATCATTAGTATTTAGTATTGTTCAGCATTGGAGAATCCACAGGTCTTGCAAGACAAGTTCAGTTGAAACAAATACAGGCTCCTTAGAGACATGCCCTCATGGCAACTAGGCCCACAGTGACAGTCATGACTGCAATTCCCTTCTTGGCCAAACAGTACTGGGTGTGAGAGGCCTACAGGAACTTATCAGATAGCAGGGGTTTTCCTGTTGACATGGATGTGAGAGTTAGAGCCACGGagtagaacagcacagaaacaggctcctctgcccatccagaccatgctgaaCTCTAACTCTACTGTTGCCTTGACCCGCACCAGAAGTACACCAGTGCCATCAATGTATTTatcaaaatttctgttaaatgttgaaaacaaacccacatccaccatttccactggcagcatattccacactcacaccttcctctgagtgaagaagtttcccctcagttgTCGTaaaatatttcacccttcacctttaacctatgaccacTAGTTTAATGGCAAAAGCCCAGTTGCatgtaccctatctatacccttcataattttgtatacattaaTGGAAGGGAATTAATGGAAAAGGTTTAGAAAAAAACTGCCCAGGTGGAACATGGGCACAGAACAGATCTTTGCAGAACACTACTGGCCACTGACCTGCAGGCAGAATACATTCGACCctctgccttttgtgggcaagctagctctgaatccttgtttTCCGAGAtgccatgcctcctgactttttgaATGAGCCTACCTTAGAAAACCTTTCAAACATCTTACTAACATTCATATATGCCACATCCATTGCTCTAACTTCATTAATCAGTTTTGTCAATTCCTCAGAAAAGTCAATCAGATTTGTGAGGCATAAcctacccttcacaaagccatgctgaccatccctaatTAAACTAAGCTTCTCCAGATGCTCATAATTTCAGTTTCTAAGAAACTTCCCCAATAAATTGCCTACCATTGATGAAACACTCactgtctataattcccaggaatTATAAAGGTAACCCTTTTACCCTGAACAAAGGTTACCACTCTCCATTCTTCTGGGACTACTCCTGTAACCAGTAAAGTCACAACCATCCTCATTTCACACAGTAATCTGGGGTATAACCcatttggaccctaggattaatctatcataatatttttcaaaagttccaaaaCCGCCTTTTTCTTAACATcaacatgttccagcacattAGCCTGTTCTACGCTGATCTCTCATTAGTCAAAGTccctctcactggaaagtaccaaaccAAAGTGTTCATTAAGGGCCTTCCCTACTTCCTTCAACTCCAAGTATATGTCTCCTCTTTTATCTCTAACTGGAACtaacatccttctgttcttcacatacatatAGCATGCCTTGGGACTTTCCCTAATCCcattcaccaaggccttctcatgcccctttccaGCTCTCCCAAGTCCATTCAAAGCTGATTActggctaccttgtaactctcGACCCCTGTCTGATTACCGCTTCCTCAACCTTAAGCTTCTCTCAAGCCCTTGACTAGATGCTCCACATCTTCTGTCAATCACGGTTCCTTCATCTTTTCCCtaactcaatgggacaaaccctCACAGAACCCCCCTGCAAACgctccctaaacaacctccacaaTTCTGTTGCACATTTTTGCATGAGTACCCAATTTATGCTCAGCAATTTCTGCCTAGTGGCATTATAATCCCCTTCcctcaattaaatactttcccctaccatctgttcctatctctctccaaggCTATGGTAAAGGTTATGGAGTTGTGGAAATGCTCCCCCAGCTGATCTATTCCTCACTGCCTTTGTTGCTATTGGGGGTCTATAGAATACTTTCAATAGAATGAattctcccttcctgttcctaacttcctccCACACTGGCtcagtagacaattcctccacagcaccctccctTCATGCAGCAGTGATCCTCTCCGATTAGTAATGCCATTCCCCCACCTCTCTGACATTGCTCcgtgtcctttttgaaacatctaaaccctagAACATACtctagccattcctgcccctatgACAGCCAAATTTTCTGTACTGGCCACAGCTGCATAGTTCTGTGTACTAATCTAtgctctaagaccataagaccatcaggcataggagcagaattaggccatttgacccattgagtcttctccgtcattcaatcatggctgatccttttttaaatACCTCACCCTTGTTCATGATACTTTTTTGTATCAAAATAGACACACTTTAACCCAtccaactgactgcaattttgccctatcaactgcctgtccttcctcacggtcccactacatgctgcatctagCTGTACATGAAGTGCCCATCTTCTGACTAATCATTCTGTTTTCCAcctccctgccaaactagtttacaAACTTCCCCAACAGTTCCAGCAAATCTGCAAACAAACATAAATTAAGCATTAATTATATACAATTTTTGCAATAAAGATCACAATTAGAACAACAAATAATTTATTTTAGTGCAGAGTGGTCGAAGTGGTTGTCGTGTTGCTGTACTGAAGTTGTGGTTATGactttgctggttggttcaagaatcgGAGGTCGAAGGgaggttgctgttcctgaacctgggggtgtggGGCTTCaggtaccttctgcctgacagTAGCTTCAAGAAGATGGCCcaaatggtggggatctttgatggttGTTACCTCCTGTAGATGGTATTGGTGAGGGAAGTGGGGGTGGAGATGAGGGAAGGGGCTGCTTACCCTGACTGCCCGCCTCTTCCCACTGGCTGTGTCTGAGCCCATGGACTCTTTAAGAGGGTGAGTAGTTGGGGTGTCCACTAATGGATCAGGGTTTCCATCACCAATGGACACTGGGTGGATTGGTGTGCATTGTGGGTTaatagttcaatggttccatttgatatcagagaatgtatacaatatacaacccgaaattctttttcttcacagacatccacaaaaacaggagtGCCCTAAAGAATGACAGAATGAAAGAGTGacaatgttagaaccccaaagcccctgcACGAGCAGCAacaaaacatcaacccccccacttacttcagcaaaagcatcagcaccctccacccaccaaacaATAgcaaagaaagaccatgatctgcagtacaacaaaaactaatcgttcTCCTgacaattcgacataccacaggctctctctcaccttgaaaaagaaaaaagagggaCACTAAAGGTAGAAAAGAGCTGTTTCTGCAGATAAGCTCAAAGAAGCCATCCAGCCCCATCTGAGCTCCGCACGCTTCATGTAAGGGTGCCATATTGTAAACCCTACCTtctataaaaatgctattcccttttctcagtctcttctcctccactgcatctgttcccgaGACAAGGATTTCCATTCCAGCATATCAGAGATGTCTGCCTTCTTCAAAGGACAgggtttctctctctccactattgatgctgccttcacccgcagttcctccatttcccagacagtgatagagtccctcttgtccttacctaccgccccatcagcctctgcatccaacacatcatcttccacaacttctgccatctccaaagaggTCCAACCACTAAACGTATCTTtacttccccaccccacccctctgcaTCCCATAGGGATAGCTCCCTCCACATttccattgtccattcatccctcccactaatctccctcccagcacttagaCCTGCCCAtacatctcctccttcacctccattcaggtgcccagacagtcctcccaggtgaggcaacacttcacctgtgaatctgctggggtcgcctATAGTgaccagtgctcccaatgtggcctccccTACATTGGTAAGACCAGTCATAAATTGGGGAGGGGGGCTGCTTCATCAAGAACCTCCTCTCTATTAGCCACAAGTGgatcttcctggtggccaaacattcccattcccactcccattctggcATGTCCTTCCATGGCCTCTTCTTAAGCCAAGTGACACCACCATCAGGATGGAGAAGCagaaccttgtattctgtctggacaacctccaacctgatggcataaatattgatttttccttccagtaaactaattccctctgaccttctcccctgtctattacttccccctgggtcccctcctcctccctttcccctacagtccactctcctatcagattccttcttctccagcccttaacctttcccacccatctggcttcacctttcaccttccacctTCCAGTCAGCCTCctttccatctccctccccctaccccacccctttattctggcatctttccccttccttctcagccctgaagaagggtctcggcccaaaacaccgactgttcattcatttccatagatgctgcctgacctgctgagttcctccagcattttgtgtgtgttgttctggatttccagcatccacagacctTCTCATGTTTATAATTATCTTAATTGACTGGTAGGAAGCGTCAGCCCAGCCTGCCTGTTCCAGAAGGACCCGGCGCTGATTGGTTTGTAAATTACTTTTGACAGATGGTCATTACTTCTAATTGGAAACAAAATCCAATCATTTTAGATGGATCCTGGTTAATTGAGACATACCAGGACAAGACCATTTTGGCCCAAtaaagtggctgccccaattagccaaagtttcatggaactaGTTAAAAACGTATAAAAAAGacgaactaccatttaactgagtaacaaattatgtatttaaatgaaataaagaacaaattagaacactgtcaATGCCACCGCAGTACTATAAGGCTGTGTATCAGTTCCTAACAGTTATccatggaggaattcatccagtatatGCTGTTGTGTCCTTTTGTTGagtataaatgaacaaaatctgcGCAGACACCCGGTGTAGATCATGGACTGCTTCCATGCAATGTTatcgatgattgcatcctccaaattttcattttaattgcaacattcaaggtgattgtcaGTGCCTTCAAATACTTCATagcttctaacttgttgaagtggtaaaatcatttcattttcactcccagcattTTCTGGCATCTCTAATTCTGAGTGCC from Hemitrygon akajei chromosome 23, sHemAka1.3, whole genome shotgun sequence encodes:
- the LOC140715209 gene encoding kazal-type serine protease inhibitor domain-containing protein 1-like translates to MMKSPLSALVSPILLLFISGIPLGSGWVAVGPVGDTHPGWQRLLDEGDGCPDCEAELCTSPRGCLAGLVQDPCGCCWECANIEGQPCDLDNTNHFYGQCGENLECRLELAGLKEGEIPEPQCVCRSNQAVCGSNGQTYPHICRFQEVANANQTVNLSLAHEGPCEAVPQIISPPFSIWNTTGEDVIFGCEIFAYPMAAIEWRKEGLESFLPGDDPHISVQFRGGPMKYEVTGWLQIQGIRTSDSGTYRCCARNRLGEVSAAASLTVVSPDQLGELDTPWRQAQPLVDDYSDMDDYY